One genomic window of Hymenobacter sp. J193 includes the following:
- a CDS encoding CheR family methyltransferase — MLPDTPAAPENPGVSLPSPTATAPTAPARPARSYPAESDKFPVVLLGGSAGCIEALELFFRHLTPRSGMAYVVVTHLLPSRESELPEVLQRFTPLPVQAAADGQKVRPNHVYVIPPDRDLSILHGSLYLLKPTQAPSRRMPIDFFLQSLAKDARERAVCILFSGLGSDGSVGLKLVMENFGMVMVQDPATAAFDALPRAALATEFVDFVLAPQLMPAKLLEYVERPLLTRSAREKAEESDSKPAHALQKIFVLIRTQTGHDFSHYKRNTVFRRIERRMNSHQIKEFTHYVRYLQENPHEVEQLFRELLIGVTKFFRDAEAFEILRQHLRPLLAQKEPSSTVRVWAPGCSTGEEAYSLTILLQECIEEVAPGRYLKIQLFATDISVEGVEFARAGLYPENITADVSPERLQRFFIKTDGHYQIRKEVRDSVVFALHNINKDAPFTKLDLLCCRNLLIYLSSDLQKNLLPVFHYALNPGGLLFLGPSENITSFQELFQPLDVKWKISRRTETATSLPRLLNFPFALSRQSTAAPHPSASMATAVSTRREGGPFASLVQKVLLGAYSPPAVVINSKGEILYVNGRTGKYLEPAPGLGSMNIFDMAREELSYEISGAVHRALQTRQDVKVDDVRVKTEAGQQLLRLTVKYLEEPEELMGLLLVVFEDQPTPRRVRLAKGSTSGSELSRDAVVSAMEKELQYTKHRLQTTIEEMESSLEELKSTNEELQSANEELQSTNEEAMTNKEEMQSLNEELMTLNMQYQAKTEELSQAANDMKNLLDSTEIAIIFLDNDGTIKRFTPPVARIVNLLPTDVGRPLSHFASNLRYEQLAQDVQQVLNRLITIETNIQTVAGEWYTMRILPYRTLDNYISGAVITFTDVTDLKNLESQLQDNARFAASMQETVLEPVVALDGSLRVYFSNRSFAHLVGIEADELAGQPLAELAGGGFNQPPLLERLQHLLDAGTDAYEFSNLKLDVALPGQPRCRLSLYGRRLLHQGQTTGRVLLGIENLEPLAG, encoded by the coding sequence CCCGGTGTTTCGCTGCCTTCCCCTACTGCCACGGCCCCAACGGCGCCAGCCAGGCCGGCCCGCTCTTACCCGGCCGAGTCCGATAAATTTCCGGTGGTGCTGCTGGGAGGGTCGGCCGGTTGCATTGAAGCGCTGGAGCTGTTTTTCCGGCACCTCACGCCCCGCTCCGGCATGGCCTATGTGGTGGTGACGCACCTGCTGCCCTCCCGCGAAAGTGAGCTGCCGGAGGTGCTGCAGCGCTTCACGCCCCTGCCCGTGCAAGCGGCCGCCGATGGTCAGAAAGTACGGCCCAACCACGTCTACGTTATTCCGCCCGACCGCGACCTGAGCATCCTGCACGGCAGCCTGTATCTGCTGAAGCCCACCCAGGCGCCCAGCCGCCGCATGCCCATCGACTTCTTTCTGCAGAGCCTGGCCAAAGATGCCCGGGAGCGGGCCGTGTGCATCCTGTTCTCGGGGCTGGGCTCCGACGGCAGCGTGGGTTTGAAGCTGGTGATGGAAAACTTTGGGATGGTGATGGTGCAGGACCCCGCTACCGCCGCCTTCGACGCGCTGCCCCGGGCGGCCCTGGCCACCGAGTTTGTGGACTTTGTGCTGGCCCCGCAGCTGATGCCGGCCAAGCTGCTGGAGTACGTGGAGCGCCCGCTGCTGACCCGGTCCGCGCGCGAAAAGGCCGAGGAATCGGACTCCAAGCCGGCGCACGCCCTGCAGAAAATCTTTGTGCTCATCCGTACCCAAACCGGCCACGACTTCAGCCACTACAAGCGCAACACGGTATTCCGGCGCATTGAGCGGCGCATGAACTCCCACCAGATCAAGGAGTTTACGCACTACGTGCGCTACCTGCAGGAAAACCCCCACGAAGTGGAGCAGCTGTTTAGGGAGCTGCTGATTGGCGTCACCAAGTTTTTTCGCGACGCGGAGGCCTTCGAGATTCTGCGCCAGCACCTGCGGCCCCTGCTGGCCCAGAAAGAGCCCAGCAGCACCGTGCGGGTGTGGGCCCCGGGCTGCTCTACCGGCGAGGAAGCCTACTCGCTCACCATCCTGCTGCAGGAATGCATTGAGGAAGTAGCCCCGGGGCGCTACCTCAAGATTCAGCTGTTTGCCACCGATATTTCGGTTGAGGGCGTGGAGTTTGCGCGGGCCGGCCTCTACCCCGAGAACATTACGGCCGATGTAAGCCCGGAGCGCCTGCAGCGCTTCTTCATCAAAACCGACGGCCACTACCAGATTCGCAAGGAAGTGCGCGACTCGGTGGTGTTTGCCCTGCACAACATCAACAAGGACGCGCCCTTTACCAAGCTGGACCTGCTGTGCTGCCGCAACCTGCTGATTTACCTGAGCTCCGACCTGCAGAAAAACCTGCTGCCGGTTTTTCACTACGCCCTCAACCCCGGCGGCCTGCTGTTTCTGGGGCCGAGCGAGAATATAACCAGCTTTCAGGAGCTGTTTCAGCCTCTGGATGTGAAGTGGAAGATTTCGCGCCGCACCGAAACGGCCACTTCTCTGCCCCGGCTGCTCAACTTTCCCTTTGCCCTTTCCCGTCAATCTACCGCTGCTCCTCACCCTTCCGCTAGTATGGCCACTGCTGTTTCTACCCGCCGCGAAGGTGGCCCCTTTGCTTCCCTGGTGCAAAAAGTCCTGCTGGGCGCCTACTCGCCCCCGGCCGTAGTTATCAACTCCAAGGGCGAAATCCTGTACGTGAACGGGCGCACCGGCAAGTACCTGGAGCCCGCGCCCGGCCTGGGCAGCATGAACATCTTCGACATGGCCCGCGAGGAGCTCAGCTACGAAATCAGCGGGGCCGTGCACCGCGCCCTGCAAACGCGCCAGGACGTGAAAGTGGACGACGTGCGGGTGAAAACCGAAGCCGGCCAGCAGCTGCTGCGCCTCACGGTGAAGTACCTGGAAGAGCCCGAGGAGCTGATGGGGCTGCTGCTGGTGGTGTTTGAAGACCAGCCTACCCCGCGCCGGGTGCGCCTGGCCAAGGGCAGCACCAGCGGCTCCGAGCTAAGCCGCGACGCCGTGGTAAGTGCCATGGAAAAGGAGTTGCAGTACACCAAGCACCGCCTCCAGACCACCATTGAGGAAATGGAAAGCTCCCTGGAAGAGCTCAAAAGCACCAACGAAGAGCTGCAGAGCGCCAACGAGGAGCTGCAAAGCACCAACGAGGAGGCCATGACCAACAAGGAGGAGATGCAGAGCCTGAACGAGGAGCTGATGACCCTGAACATGCAGTACCAGGCCAAAACCGAGGAACTCTCGCAGGCGGCCAACGACATGAAAAACCTGCTGGACTCCACCGAAATTGCCATTATCTTCCTCGACAACGACGGCACCATCAAGCGGTTTACCCCGCCGGTAGCGCGCATCGTCAACCTGCTGCCCACCGACGTGGGGCGCCCGCTCAGCCATTTTGCCTCCAACCTGCGCTACGAGCAGCTAGCCCAGGACGTGCAGCAGGTGCTAAACCGGCTCATCACCATCGAAACCAACATTCAGACGGTGGCCGGCGAGTGGTACACCATGCGCATTCTGCCCTACCGCACCCTCGACAACTACATCAGCGGGGCCGTCATCACCTTCACGGACGTGACGGACCTGAAAAACCTGGAAAGCCAGCTCCAGGACAATGCCCGCTTTGCGGCTAGCATGCAGGAAACCGTATTGGAGCCCGTAGTAGCCCTGGACGGCAGCCTGCGCGTGTACTTCAGCAACCGTTCGTTTGCGCACCTGGTGGGCATTGAGGCCGATGAGCTGGCCGGGCAACCACTGGCGGAGCTGGCTGGGGGCGGCTTCAACCAGCCCCCGCTGCTGGAGCGCCTGCAGCACCTGCTCGATGCCGGCACCGACGCCTACGAGTTCAGCAACCTGAAGCTGGACGTGGCCCTGCCGGGGCAGCCCAGGTGCCGCCTCTCGCTCTACGGGCGGCGGCTGCTGCACCAGGGCCAGACGACGGGCCGGGTGCTGCTGGGCATCGAAAACCTGGAGCCGCTTGCCGGATAA
- a CDS encoding PAS domain S-box protein encodes MSEPDSPLFAGFDAHPALQELRVRAERRRLSAQSLPPNMPDDVQRLVQELQVHQIELEMQYEELLLAQTEAETSRARYIDLYEFAPIGYCTVAPDGTLQQLNLRACELLGSVRQRLVGRRLALFVPLAGRVAFADFLAQVQQQHTRQTITLEMRRDDGQAIYVRLEGVAATDGAGHPSIRLALADVTEQHRARQALELSERRFRILFEQNQDGMLLMRDNRFVDCNPAALQLLGLTSKEQLLGQSGAAFSPERQPTGQRSDVLAQYYWEVTLRRGYCRFEWCRLRASGEEFWEDILLTAVPEAQGTIVHAAWRDITTEKQATARVRASEERLNMALEASGTGIWSIDSTTSELYCDARAQQIFGLAPASQPTPLRVLQDALHPDDRRCVLEALGKALQKKIPLDLEHRIVQPDGSIRYVSAVGRLLHDEQGNPLRFVGLVRDITAGHEEQAELTYKNRLLEHILAHLPVVLIRLAPSGEYLEMMGNGLRRLQLQDNELVGQNIYALYPQLTEPAQRLLDQHKPVTFTGTTQQPEPPVYFQNYGFFDEQRQQGVVFAIDVTAAEESRRQLQQEKEFTQNLLNNTVDAVAAVDLDLRVTAWNAQIATLLGRSEAEALGCPLAEVLPGFARDPQILALLHRTLAGEATQQLNWQATPQLMYFDLNFVPLRTLGAISGVLLLARDVTERNALLAETNRLKLRQQQEVLSAILTTQEEERRRIAEGLHNGVGQLLYATKLHLDNLPPSQPGQASQKLLSEAIRATRTISFELTPSILEDFGLKMALRELVKRIPANTLDVDLNFSGLEEKLPPLLDIAVYRIMQELLSNVMKHAHAREVFVQVARADDHLHLSVEDDGVGFDAGQMKKAKGIGLPGICTRVELLGGTFTLRTHPGKGTTVTIQLPLAP; translated from the coding sequence ATGAGCGAACCTGATAGCCCGCTGTTTGCCGGTTTTGATGCGCACCCCGCGCTGCAGGAGCTGCGCGTGCGGGCCGAGCGGCGCCGGCTCTCGGCCCAGAGCCTGCCGCCCAACATGCCCGACGACGTGCAGCGCCTGGTGCAGGAGCTGCAGGTGCACCAGATTGAGCTGGAAATGCAGTACGAGGAGCTGCTGCTGGCCCAGACGGAAGCCGAAACCAGCCGGGCCCGCTACATCGACCTCTACGAGTTTGCGCCCATTGGCTACTGCACCGTAGCCCCCGATGGTACGCTGCAGCAGCTGAACCTGCGGGCCTGCGAGCTGCTGGGTTCCGTGCGCCAGCGCCTCGTAGGCCGGCGCCTTGCCTTATTTGTGCCCCTGGCCGGCCGCGTTGCCTTTGCGGACTTTCTAGCCCAGGTGCAGCAGCAGCACACCCGCCAGACCATAACGCTGGAAATGCGCCGCGACGACGGGCAGGCTATCTACGTCCGCCTGGAGGGCGTAGCCGCCACCGACGGCGCCGGCCACCCCAGCATCCGGCTGGCGCTGGCAGATGTGACGGAGCAGCACCGGGCCCGGCAGGCCCTGGAACTCAGCGAGCGGCGCTTCCGCATCCTGTTCGAGCAAAACCAGGATGGCATGCTGCTCATGCGCGACAACCGGTTTGTGGACTGCAACCCGGCCGCCCTGCAGTTGCTGGGCCTTACCAGCAAAGAGCAGCTGCTGGGTCAGTCGGGCGCGGCCTTCTCGCCGGAGCGGCAGCCCACCGGGCAGCGCTCCGACGTGCTGGCCCAATACTACTGGGAGGTAACCCTGCGCCGGGGCTACTGCCGCTTTGAGTGGTGCCGGCTCCGGGCCTCGGGCGAAGAGTTTTGGGAAGACATTCTGCTCACGGCCGTGCCCGAAGCGCAGGGCACCATCGTGCACGCGGCCTGGCGCGACATCACGACCGAAAAGCAAGCTACGGCCCGCGTGCGGGCCAGTGAGGAGCGCCTCAATATGGCGCTGGAAGCATCGGGAACTGGTATCTGGAGCATCGACTCCACCACTAGCGAGCTGTATTGTGACGCTCGTGCCCAACAGATTTTCGGCCTTGCTCCCGCCTCCCAGCCAACGCCGCTGCGCGTGCTGCAGGACGCGCTGCACCCCGATGACCGCCGCTGCGTGCTGGAGGCGCTGGGAAAAGCGTTGCAAAAGAAAATTCCGCTGGATTTGGAGCACCGCATTGTGCAGCCCGATGGCAGCATCCGCTACGTGTCGGCGGTGGGCAGGCTCCTGCACGACGAGCAGGGCAACCCGCTACGGTTTGTGGGACTGGTGCGCGACATTACGGCCGGCCACGAGGAGCAGGCCGAGCTTACATACAAGAACCGCCTGCTGGAGCACATCCTGGCCCATTTGCCCGTAGTTCTGATTCGGCTGGCACCCAGTGGCGAGTACCTGGAAATGATGGGCAACGGGCTGCGCCGGCTGCAGCTGCAGGACAATGAGCTGGTGGGTCAAAACATTTATGCCCTGTATCCGCAGCTGACGGAGCCGGCCCAGCGGCTACTGGACCAGCACAAGCCGGTCACCTTCACGGGCACCACCCAGCAGCCGGAGCCACCGGTCTATTTCCAGAACTACGGCTTCTTTGATGAGCAGCGGCAGCAAGGCGTAGTCTTTGCCATCGACGTTACAGCGGCTGAAGAAAGCCGTCGGCAGCTGCAGCAGGAAAAGGAATTCACCCAGAACCTGCTCAACAACACCGTAGATGCCGTAGCCGCTGTGGACCTGGATTTGCGCGTGACGGCCTGGAACGCCCAGATAGCCACCCTGCTGGGCCGCTCCGAGGCAGAGGCCCTGGGCTGCCCGCTGGCCGAAGTGCTGCCCGGCTTTGCCCGGGACCCGCAGATTCTGGCGCTGCTGCACCGCACCCTCGCGGGCGAGGCCACCCAGCAGCTCAACTGGCAGGCTACTCCTCAGTTGATGTACTTCGACCTCAACTTTGTGCCTCTGCGCACTTTGGGTGCTATTTCCGGCGTGCTGCTGCTGGCCCGGGACGTGACGGAGCGCAACGCCCTGCTGGCCGAAACCAACCGTCTGAAGCTGCGCCAGCAGCAGGAAGTGCTGTCGGCTATTCTCACCACCCAGGAAGAAGAGCGGCGGCGCATTGCTGAGGGCCTGCACAACGGCGTGGGCCAGCTGCTGTACGCCACCAAGCTGCACCTCGACAACCTGCCTCCCTCCCAGCCGGGCCAGGCCAGCCAGAAGCTGCTGAGCGAAGCCATCCGGGCCACGCGCACCATCTCCTTCGAGCTTACGCCCAGCATCCTGGAAGACTTCGGCCTGAAAATGGCCCTGCGGGAGCTGGTAAAGCGCATTCCGGCCAATACCCTGGACGTGGACCTGAACTTCTCGGGCCTGGAGGAGAAGCTCCCGCCCCTGCTGGATATTGCGGTGTATCGCATTATGCAGGAGCTGCTCAGCAACGTGATGAAGCACGCCCACGCCCGCGAGGTGTTTGTGCAGGTAGCCCGCGCCGATGACCACCTGCACCTGAGCGTGGAAGACGACGGCGTAGGCTTCGATGCAGGCCAGATGAAAAAGGCGAAGGGCATCGGGCTGCCCGGCATTTGCACCCGGGTAGAGCTGCTGGGCGGCACGTTCACGCTGCGCACCCACCCCGGCAAGGGCACCACCGTCACCATTCAGCTGCCGCTGGCCCCCTAG
- a CDS encoding DHA2 family efflux MFS transporter permease subunit, whose translation MKSVAGQDRTRQRAFHNSPFTTSPLETGFTKWIIVITVVMCCLLELIDTSIVNVALTQMMGNLSATQQEVTWVIASYGIANVIVIPMTGFLAEQFGRKNYYLVSVIIFTLASVACGQSTNIWELVAFRFVQGIGGGALMATSQAILIDTFPPKQLPLGQALFGMGVIIGPTIGPTLGGYIVDNYDWPWIFYVNVPVGILASIFTILFIRDPERIKNAIPRPLREIDWAGIFLLILGVGSLQLVLEQGESEDWFESAYINSFTALAVIGLVGFVWRELTARQPIVDLRVLGKSRNLAVGAVLSFVLGFGMFASVFIFPIFTQRILGFSAAQTGYILLPGALASGLMMPLIGRMLQAGVPQKFMIPVGFGIFFVFTFWMAQIISPTAGEDDFFWPLMVRGLGMGLIFLPITTMSLAGLKGKDAGQAAGLTGMIRQLGGSFGVAIVGTYLERSIAQNRISPLAHISLYDTNTVQRIQAFTANFMARGFSFEQAQKQAYAALEGILMKQVSIITYSQVFTMIGLFFVVCLPLVLLIKRARRGDAIDLNAVH comes from the coding sequence GTGAAGTCAGTAGCTGGCCAAGATAGAACTAGGCAGCGTGCTTTTCACAATTCACCTTTCACAACTTCACCTTTGGAAACCGGATTTACCAAGTGGATTATCGTCATCACGGTAGTCATGTGCTGCCTGCTGGAGCTGATTGATACCAGCATTGTGAACGTGGCCCTGACGCAGATGATGGGCAACCTCTCGGCCACCCAGCAGGAGGTGACCTGGGTAATTGCCTCCTACGGCATTGCCAACGTTATCGTGATTCCTATGACGGGCTTTCTGGCCGAGCAGTTTGGCCGCAAAAACTACTACCTCGTGTCGGTGATTATCTTCACGCTGGCCTCCGTAGCCTGCGGGCAGAGCACCAACATCTGGGAGCTGGTGGCCTTCCGCTTCGTGCAGGGCATCGGCGGCGGAGCCCTCATGGCTACGTCGCAGGCTATTCTCATCGATACTTTTCCGCCCAAGCAGCTGCCCCTGGGGCAGGCTTTGTTTGGCATGGGCGTCATCATCGGCCCCACCATCGGACCCACGCTGGGCGGCTACATCGTGGACAACTACGACTGGCCCTGGATTTTTTACGTGAACGTGCCCGTGGGCATCCTGGCCAGCATCTTCACCATCCTGTTTATCCGGGACCCGGAGCGCATCAAAAACGCCATTCCGCGGCCCCTGCGCGAAATCGACTGGGCCGGTATTTTCCTGCTGATTCTGGGCGTGGGCTCCCTGCAGCTGGTGCTGGAGCAGGGCGAGTCGGAAGACTGGTTTGAAAGCGCCTACATCAACAGCTTTACCGCGCTGGCCGTTATTGGCCTCGTGGGCTTTGTGTGGCGCGAGCTGACGGCCCGGCAGCCCATTGTGGATCTGCGGGTGCTGGGCAAAAGCCGCAACCTGGCCGTGGGCGCGGTGCTGTCGTTTGTACTGGGCTTCGGCATGTTTGCCTCGGTGTTCATCTTCCCCATCTTCACCCAGCGCATCCTGGGCTTCTCGGCGGCCCAGACCGGCTACATCCTGCTGCCCGGCGCCCTGGCTTCGGGCCTGATGATGCCCCTGATCGGGCGGATGCTGCAGGCCGGCGTGCCCCAGAAGTTCATGATTCCGGTGGGCTTCGGCATCTTCTTCGTCTTCACATTCTGGATGGCCCAGATTATTTCGCCTACTGCCGGCGAAGACGACTTCTTCTGGCCCCTGATGGTGCGCGGCCTGGGCATGGGCCTGATATTTCTGCCCATCACCACCATGAGCCTGGCCGGCCTGAAGGGCAAGGACGCGGGGCAGGCGGCCGGCCTCACAGGCATGATTCGCCAGCTCGGCGGCTCGTTTGGGGTGGCCATTGTGGGTACGTACCTGGAGCGCAGCATTGCCCAGAACCGCATCAGTCCGCTGGCGCACATTTCGCTCTACGATACCAACACGGTGCAGCGCATTCAGGCTTTCACGGCCAACTTCATGGCCCGCGGCTTCTCCTTCGAGCAGGCCCAGAAGCAGGCTTACGCTGCCCTGGAAGGCATTTTGATGAAGCAGGTGTCCATCATCACCTACTCCCAGGTGTTTACCATGATAGGGTTGTTTTTCGTGGTTTGCCTGCCACTGGTGCTGCTCATCAAGCGGGCCCGGCGCGGTGACGCCATCGACCTGAACGCGGTGCACTAA
- a CDS encoding four helix bundle protein translates to MDEELSSTQVSFNEDLRACTKQAALRVIRLFQQMPRTGEAYVLGKQLLRAATSVAANFRAACRGRSGAEWYAKLCICVEEADETLFWLELLGDADIIVKSRLQGLEQEYREIVAILASIRKKAKAKL, encoded by the coding sequence ATGGACGAAGAGCTGTCATCTACCCAAGTCTCTTTTAACGAGGACTTACGGGCATGCACCAAGCAGGCGGCGCTACGTGTGATTCGATTGTTTCAGCAAATGCCACGAACTGGAGAGGCTTACGTTCTCGGCAAGCAGTTACTACGAGCCGCTACCTCAGTAGCGGCCAACTTTCGGGCGGCCTGCCGCGGCCGCTCCGGTGCTGAGTGGTACGCCAAGCTGTGCATCTGCGTAGAGGAGGCCGACGAAACACTGTTCTGGCTGGAACTGCTTGGCGATGCTGACATCATAGTCAAATCTCGTCTGCAAGGCCTGGAGCAGGAGTACCGCGAAATTGTTGCAATCCTGGCATCTATCCGAAAGAAAGCAAAGGCGAAACTGTGA
- a CDS encoding HlyD family secretion protein, translating to MATQEPVVERQISQPGGPAQPAAETAYDEPAARSKRPFLFIVLALVLLVGGYFGWQRYQFGQTHEETDDAQVEGDVYPVLPRVAGPVLEVKVEDNQAVKKGDVLVTLDPADYQQRVNAAQAALAAAQANVVAARAAVGTAQANVRSAQSSIGVSDANRSRLEKDLKRSAFLRKEDIIPQSEYDAVQANLRATSAQRATAADQVGVARQQVIAAEQQVAVAQAVVKQRQADLDNAELQLSYTTLKAPVDGVVSKKNVQPGQVVAPGQQLIGLVASNRTWVVANFKETQLENMKVGQPVEVEVDAYPNEEFSGHIESLSAATGGRFALLPPDNASGNFVKVTQRVPVKIALDKVDPDHPLRAGMSVTATVKVK from the coding sequence ATGGCAACGCAAGAACCGGTGGTAGAACGCCAAATTTCGCAGCCTGGCGGCCCGGCCCAGCCCGCCGCTGAAACCGCTTACGACGAGCCCGCGGCCCGCTCCAAACGGCCTTTCCTTTTCATTGTGCTGGCGCTGGTGCTGCTGGTGGGCGGCTACTTCGGCTGGCAGCGCTACCAGTTTGGCCAGACGCACGAAGAAACCGACGACGCCCAGGTTGAAGGCGACGTGTACCCCGTGCTGCCCCGCGTAGCCGGTCCGGTGCTGGAAGTGAAAGTAGAAGACAACCAGGCCGTGAAAAAGGGCGACGTACTCGTGACGCTGGACCCGGCCGACTACCAGCAGCGCGTGAATGCGGCCCAGGCGGCGCTGGCCGCTGCCCAAGCCAACGTGGTAGCCGCCCGCGCCGCCGTGGGCACCGCCCAGGCCAACGTGCGCTCGGCCCAATCGTCTATTGGGGTGAGTGACGCCAACCGCTCCCGCCTCGAAAAAGATTTGAAACGCAGTGCCTTCCTGCGCAAGGAAGACATCATTCCGCAAAGTGAGTACGATGCCGTGCAGGCCAACCTGCGCGCCACCAGCGCCCAGCGCGCCACCGCCGCCGACCAGGTAGGCGTGGCCCGTCAGCAGGTAATTGCCGCCGAGCAGCAGGTAGCCGTGGCCCAGGCCGTGGTAAAGCAGCGCCAGGCCGACCTCGACAACGCCGAGTTGCAGCTTAGCTACACCACGCTCAAAGCGCCCGTAGATGGGGTAGTGAGTAAGAAGAACGTGCAGCCCGGCCAGGTAGTGGCTCCCGGCCAGCAGCTGATTGGGCTCGTAGCCAGCAACCGCACCTGGGTGGTGGCCAACTTCAAGGAAACCCAGCTCGAAAACATGAAAGTGGGCCAGCCGGTGGAAGTGGAAGTGGATGCCTACCCGAACGAGGAGTTCAGCGGCCACATCGAGAGCCTGTCGGCCGCTACGGGGGGCCGGTTTGCCTTGCTGCCCCCCGATAACGCCAGCGGCAACTTCGTGAAAGTAACCCAGCGCGTGCCCGTTAAGATTGCGCTGGATAAAGTAGACCCCGACCACCCCCTGCGCGCCGGCATGAGCGTGACGGCGACGGTAAAGGTGAAGTAG
- a CDS encoding universal stress protein: MHLSNILCPLDFSVAAAAVVAYAATLASATGAELCLLHVQEAQLALSGHEPGPVPDAATELARYQLLAQQAGAGRVTTQLRQGDAAREIVRVAQTSGNDLIIIGSHGQTGLTRFLMGNTAEHVVRHAPCATLLVKPQGTAALRQSA, encoded by the coding sequence ATGCACCTGTCCAATATTCTTTGTCCGCTGGATTTCTCGGTTGCGGCGGCGGCGGTAGTGGCTTATGCGGCCACGCTGGCCAGCGCTACCGGAGCCGAGCTGTGTTTGCTGCACGTGCAGGAGGCACAGCTGGCCCTCAGCGGCCATGAGCCGGGGCCGGTGCCCGATGCCGCCACGGAGCTGGCCCGCTACCAGCTGCTGGCCCAGCAAGCTGGCGCCGGCCGCGTAACTACCCAACTGCGCCAGGGCGATGCTGCCCGCGAAATTGTGCGGGTGGCGCAGACCAGCGGTAACGACCTTATCATCATTGGCTCCCACGGCCAGACGGGCCTCACCCGCTTTCTGATGGGCAACACCGCCGAGCATGTGGTACGCCACGCGCCCTGCGCCACGCTGCTCGTCAAGCCCCAGGGCACTGCCGCATTGCGGCAGTCGGCCTGA
- a CDS encoding TolC family protein has translation MPLLSLGLLSGSAAYAQQGSVLSDSLTLDGTIRSVLDANPAITTLEEEVNAATSRVTQTRGGFLPQVTGTATYTRIDPVVKLQLSPDSPPFQFAPNNNYDTHITIQYGLLDFGKKDATYNLAESRRVTAVDQINVTRRDLAYSAVQVYYNILFVRESIKVQDEQIASLRQHQREMEKRVEGGVSTRFDVTTTQVRITQAQNTRIDLENQLRNQQVQLARYLHKPEYNEVPVRGTFTYQPQPLDVQAALTRALENRPEVKLARDAEATASANLRLIEKSNLPLLGVGAQLGGKNGYQPNLDKFRPNSTLVAQLSVPIYDGGKNKNQRVEAQANIRGSQARILDTQEQVRADVHQAANNLQSSSARYDNAVTQINQATDALTRAKARYRYDVGTNLDVLDAETQLAQARLARLQAIYNYTLGQYQLKRATGEQIW, from the coding sequence GTGCCACTGCTGTCCCTGGGGCTGTTGAGCGGCAGCGCCGCCTACGCTCAGCAGGGTTCCGTGCTTTCGGACTCCCTGACGCTGGATGGCACCATCCGCTCGGTGCTGGATGCCAACCCGGCCATTACCACGCTGGAAGAAGAAGTAAACGCCGCTACCAGCCGCGTAACGCAAACCCGCGGCGGCTTTCTGCCCCAGGTTACCGGCACGGCCACCTATACCCGCATCGACCCGGTGGTCAAGCTGCAGTTGTCGCCCGATAGTCCCCCCTTCCAGTTTGCCCCCAACAACAACTACGATACGCACATCACCATTCAGTACGGCTTGCTGGACTTCGGTAAGAAGGATGCCACGTACAACCTGGCGGAAAGCCGCCGTGTGACGGCCGTTGACCAGATCAACGTGACGCGCCGCGACCTTGCTTACTCGGCCGTGCAGGTGTACTATAACATCCTGTTTGTGCGCGAAAGCATCAAGGTTCAGGACGAGCAGATTGCCTCGCTCCGGCAGCACCAGCGCGAGATGGAAAAGCGCGTGGAAGGCGGCGTAAGCACTAGGTTCGACGTGACGACCACGCAGGTGCGCATCACTCAGGCTCAGAACACCCGCATCGACCTCGAAAACCAGCTGCGCAACCAGCAAGTGCAGCTGGCCCGCTACCTGCACAAGCCCGAGTACAATGAGGTGCCGGTGCGCGGCACGTTCACCTACCAGCCCCAGCCGCTGGATGTGCAGGCTGCCCTGACGCGGGCCCTGGAAAACCGGCCCGAAGTAAAGCTGGCCCGTGATGCCGAGGCCACGGCCAGCGCCAACCTGCGGCTCATTGAGAAAAGCAACCTGCCGTTGCTGGGCGTGGGCGCGCAGCTGGGCGGCAAAAACGGCTACCAGCCCAACCTCGATAAGTTCCGGCCCAACTCCACCCTGGTGGCTCAGCTGTCGGTGCCAATTTACGACGGGGGCAAAAACAAAAACCAGCGGGTAGAGGCCCAGGCCAACATCCGCGGCTCCCAGGCCCGCATACTGGACACGCAGGAGCAGGTGCGCGCCGACGTGCACCAGGCGGCCAACAACCTGCAGTCGAGCTCCGCCCGCTACGATAACGCCGTCACGCAGATCAACCAGGCCACCGACGCCCTCACCCGCGCCAAAGCCCGCTACCGCTACGACGTAGGCACCAACCTCGACGTGCTGGATGCCGAAACCCAGCTGGCCCAGGCCCGCCTGGCGCGCCTGCAGGCCATCTACAACTACACCCTCGGCCAGTATCAGCTTAAGCGGGCCACCGGCGAGCAGATATGGTAG